In Rouxiella sp. WC2420, the following proteins share a genomic window:
- a CDS encoding transporter substrate-binding domain-containing protein: MHKLKSLMLLSCALASFSSMATSSTIKFGLEALYPPFESKSATGELQGFDIDVGNAVCAAAKAKCEWSETSFDGLIPALQARKFDAINSAMNATDKRRQAIDFTTVIYRIPTKLIAKTDSGLLPDAASLKGKHIGVLQGSIQETYAQAHWAPQGVDIVSYQDQDQVYLDLTSGRLDGTLVMAPAGQKGFLDRPDGKGYGFVGDSVRDDKILGSGIAFGVRKGDTANKERLDKAIAQIKQDGVVTRLAKKYFGDLDVTAK; encoded by the coding sequence ATGCATAAATTGAAAAGCCTGATGCTGCTGAGCTGTGCCTTGGCATCTTTTTCTTCCATGGCTACAAGCTCGACCATCAAGTTTGGCCTTGAGGCGCTGTATCCGCCGTTTGAATCCAAATCGGCCACTGGCGAGCTGCAAGGGTTTGATATCGACGTCGGCAATGCGGTCTGTGCGGCGGCAAAGGCCAAATGTGAGTGGAGCGAAACCTCGTTCGACGGCCTAATCCCTGCCCTTCAGGCGCGTAAGTTCGACGCCATCAACTCGGCCATGAACGCCACCGATAAACGTCGTCAGGCGATTGATTTCACAACCGTTATTTATCGTATCCCGACCAAACTGATTGCGAAAACCGACTCTGGCCTGCTGCCGGATGCCGCGTCGTTGAAAGGCAAGCACATTGGCGTGTTACAGGGTTCGATTCAGGAAACTTATGCGCAGGCTCACTGGGCGCCGCAGGGTGTCGATATTGTGTCATATCAGGACCAGGATCAGGTCTATCTCGATTTGACCTCAGGCCGTCTTGACGGAACGCTGGTCATGGCACCGGCGGGCCAGAAAGGCTTCCTCGATCGCCCGGACGGCAAGGGTTATGGCTTCGTCGGCGATTCCGTGCGTGATGACAAAATCCTCGGCAGCGGCATTGCTTTTGGCGTGCGTAAAGGCGATACCGCCAACAAAGAGCGCCTCGACAAAGCCATTGCGCAAATCAAGCAAGACGGCGTCGTTACCCGGCTGGCGAAAAAATATTTTGGCGATCTCGACGTAACTGCCAAATAA
- a CDS encoding NADP-dependent oxidoreductase, with amino-acid sequence MSQKSSVNRRFVLASRPTGLPVAENFRLEETELPKPAEGQLLLRTVYLSLDPYMRGRMSAGPSYAPPVEIDHVMTGGAVSRVVESKDANFKTGDWVVATNGWQDYAVVNAKEARKLEGAALKHPSLALGVLGMPGFTAFMGLLDIGQPKAGETVVVAAATGPVGSLVGQIAKLKGCKVVGIAGGEEKCRYAVEHFGFDECLDHRAANLPQRLKEACPRGIDVYYENVGGAVFEAVLPLLNTKARVPVCGVIAQYNDVDNKKGGEAMTLLTNTILKKRLRVEGFIIFDDYGHRYPEFAAQMSEWFSADKIKFREQIVKDLESAPASLNDVLLGKNFGKMVIQVGQEEA; translated from the coding sequence ATGTCTCAGAAATCATCCGTTAATCGTCGCTTCGTTCTCGCCTCTCGTCCAACCGGTCTGCCAGTAGCAGAAAATTTCCGTCTGGAAGAAACCGAGCTGCCAAAACCGGCAGAAGGCCAACTGCTGCTGCGCACGGTGTATCTGTCGCTTGACCCTTACATGCGTGGTCGTATGAGTGCCGGTCCTTCTTATGCGCCACCGGTTGAGATTGATCACGTCATGACTGGCGGTGCCGTATCGCGCGTAGTTGAATCGAAAGACGCCAACTTCAAGACCGGTGACTGGGTGGTAGCCACCAACGGCTGGCAGGATTACGCAGTGGTTAATGCCAAAGAAGCCAGAAAACTCGAAGGCGCTGCACTGAAGCATCCTTCGCTGGCACTTGGCGTGCTCGGCATGCCTGGCTTTACCGCCTTTATGGGGCTGTTGGATATCGGCCAGCCAAAAGCCGGTGAAACAGTGGTCGTTGCCGCAGCGACCGGTCCGGTCGGCTCATTGGTTGGGCAAATCGCCAAGCTTAAAGGCTGTAAAGTGGTGGGTATCGCCGGTGGAGAAGAGAAATGTCGCTACGCGGTCGAGCATTTCGGTTTTGATGAATGCCTGGATCACCGCGCGGCCAATCTCCCACAGCGCCTGAAAGAAGCCTGCCCGCGCGGCATTGACGTGTATTACGAAAACGTTGGAGGTGCAGTGTTCGAGGCGGTGTTACCTCTGCTCAATACCAAGGCTCGCGTACCAGTGTGCGGCGTGATCGCGCAATATAATGACGTCGACAACAAGAAAGGTGGCGAGGCTATGACCCTGCTGACCAACACTATCTTGAAGAAACGCCTGCGCGTTGAAGGTTTCATTATTTTTGATGACTACGGTCATCGCTATCCAGAATTTGCAGCCCAGATGAGTGAATGGTTCTCGGCCGATAAAATCAAATTCCGCGAACAAATCGTTAAAGATTTGGAAAGTGCGCCAGCCTCGTTG